The following coding sequences are from one Phycisphaerae bacterium window:
- the gndA gene encoding NADP-dependent phosphogluconate dehydrogenase, giving the protein MAKQQVGLIGLAVMGENLALNIESRGYSMAVFNRTYKKTEDFMNGRAKGKKFIGAKTLEEFVDALEKPRKIILMVKAGQAVDDFINMLVPLCDKGDLFIDGGNSHFPDTIRRNKDLSAKGFLFIGTGVSGGEEGALKGPSIMPGGQKEAYDMIAPVLTAIAAKVNGEPCCTYIGPDGAGHYVKMVHNGIEYGDMQLICEAYDIMRKALGLEAKALHEVFKKWNAGDLNSYLIEITTDIFKRIDDETGKPLVDMVLDTAGQKGTGKWTSASALDLGIAAPTIAEAVFARCISAIKKERVEASKQLSGPSPGYKGDKEAFIQAIHDALYASKICSYAQGFQLMRAASEEYKWSLKYGEIAMIWRGGCIIRAHFLNRIKEAYDRNPNLANLLLDPYFKGIIDKSQANWRKVVSTAADLGIPVPAFSSALAYYDSYRSEKLPANLLQAQRDYFGAHTYERIDKPGVFHSDWT; this is encoded by the coding sequence ATGGCAAAACAGCAAGTGGGTCTGATCGGCTTGGCGGTAATGGGCGAGAACCTGGCTCTCAATATCGAGAGCCGCGGCTACTCGATGGCCGTGTTCAATCGAACGTACAAGAAGACCGAGGACTTCATGAACGGCCGGGCCAAGGGCAAGAAGTTCATCGGGGCCAAGACCCTGGAGGAGTTCGTGGACGCCCTCGAGAAGCCTCGGAAGATCATCCTGATGGTCAAGGCCGGCCAGGCGGTCGACGACTTCATCAACATGCTGGTTCCGCTGTGTGACAAGGGGGACCTTTTCATTGACGGCGGCAACAGCCATTTCCCGGACACGATCCGCCGCAACAAGGACCTGTCGGCCAAAGGCTTCCTCTTCATCGGGACCGGCGTTTCGGGCGGCGAAGAGGGTGCCCTCAAAGGCCCGAGCATCATGCCCGGCGGCCAGAAAGAAGCCTACGACATGATCGCCCCCGTTCTGACGGCCATCGCCGCGAAGGTCAACGGCGAGCCGTGCTGCACGTACATCGGTCCCGACGGAGCCGGCCACTACGTGAAGATGGTTCACAACGGCATCGAGTACGGCGACATGCAGTTGATCTGCGAAGCATACGACATCATGCGCAAGGCCCTGGGCCTTGAGGCGAAGGCCTTGCACGAGGTGTTCAAGAAATGGAACGCCGGCGATCTCAACAGCTACCTGATTGAAATCACCACCGACATCTTCAAGCGAATCGATGACGAAACCGGCAAGCCGCTGGTGGATATGGTGCTCGACACCGCCGGGCAGAAAGGGACCGGCAAGTGGACCAGCGCCTCGGCTTTGGATCTGGGCATCGCCGCCCCGACGATCGCCGAGGCCGTGTTCGCTCGTTGCATCTCGGCGATCAAGAAGGAGCGCGTCGAGGCAAGCAAGCAGCTCAGCGGACCGTCCCCTGGCTACAAGGGTGACAAGGAGGCGTTCATCCAGGCGATCCACGACGCCCTGTACGCGTCGAAGATCTGCTCGTACGCTCAGGGTTTCCAGCTCATGCGGGCGGCCAGCGAAGAGTACAAATGGTCTCTCAAGTACGGCGAGATTGCGATGATCTGGCGGGGCGGCTGCATCATCAGGGCCCATTTCCTCAATCGCATCAAGGAAGCCTACGACCGCAACCCGAATCTGGCCAATTTGCTGCTCGATCCGTATTTCAAGGGTATCATCGACAAGAGCCAGGCGAACTGGCGCAAGGTGGTCTCGACCGCGGCGGATCTGGGCATTCCGGTGCCGGCCTTTTCATCGGCGCTGGCCTATTACGACAGCTATCGGAGCGAGAAGCTGCCCGCCAACCTGCTTCAGGCCCAGCGAGACTATTTCGGGGCCCACACCTACGAGCGCATTGACAAGCCAGGCGTGTTCCACAGCGACTGGACGTAG